A window from Actinomycetospora corticicola encodes these proteins:
- a CDS encoding PAS domain-containing protein: MDRIGEYTWNPGADRWEWNDTMFHLLGYAPGQVRPTRALVVAHKHPADRAQVEHVMADACSNRLAYTHRHRIVSITGDIHEVTAIGYPVGAGADALLVHGYLVHLATHQPSASAARAAGATARPPYRPAPATTAGPPTVPFSLPGPATPAPWTLGTAGEHDRLLVRAIDVLAEATELPQGAAAALVAHLANTAALPLIVVAERILAMSLDPDVEGLGGLLRGIALPEPTN, translated from the coding sequence ATGGATCGGATCGGGGAGTACACGTGGAATCCCGGCGCCGACCGCTGGGAGTGGAACGACACCATGTTCCACCTGCTCGGGTACGCCCCCGGCCAGGTCCGGCCGACCCGCGCGCTCGTCGTCGCGCACAAGCACCCGGCCGACCGGGCGCAGGTCGAGCACGTGATGGCCGACGCGTGCAGCAACCGTCTGGCGTACACGCACCGACATCGGATCGTGTCGATCACCGGTGACATCCACGAGGTGACCGCGATCGGCTACCCCGTGGGAGCGGGTGCCGACGCCCTGCTCGTCCACGGCTACCTCGTCCACCTCGCGACCCACCAGCCCTCGGCGTCCGCGGCCCGTGCGGCCGGCGCGACGGCCCGCCCGCCGTACCGGCCGGCCCCGGCCACCACGGCGGGTCCGCCCACGGTCCCGTTCAGCCTCCCCGGCCCGGCCACCCCGGCGCCGTGGACGCTCGGCACCGCCGGCGAGCACGACCGCCTGCTGGTCCGCGCCATCGACGTCCTCGCCGAGGCCACCGAGCTCCCCCAGGGCGCGGCCGCCGCGCTGGTGGCCCACCTCGCGAACACGGCGGCGCTGCCGCTGATCGTCGTGGCCGAACGGATCCTCGCGATGAGCCTCGACCCCGACGTCGAGGGTCTGGGCGGCCTGCTCCGCGGCATCGCCCTGCCCGAACCGACGAATTGA
- a CDS encoding MFS transporter, whose amino-acid sequence MTAGTEVAPAKMRRLAAAAVFATTLEWFDFLIYATAAALVLGHQFFPSADPVAGTLASFATFAVGFVARPVGGIIAGHIGDRFGRKPPLVGAMLVMGLATFAVGVLPPYSSIGVWAPVLLVVARLVQGLGVGAQWGGAALLLVEHAPEKHRGYYGSLVQTGAVAGAVLGNLFFLILTATMSPAAFDAYGWRIPFLSGLLLIGIGVYVQLKIEDTPVFHELRERSAAAAREAGVRKAPLVQAVRHHGLAIVQAAGAFFVVNAVFYILISGILGYATTEVGMSRTSILVCVMVAGLSQLVTMPFFGALTDRMGSRKKLYLIGCVSMAVFAFPLFWLIDTGSVPLVLLALLIAFTIHATMYGPQATLYAEMFPADVRFSGASLGYQVASVLAGGLAPFIMTALLATTGASWSVAVYIIACAVITFIAVASIRERFRRNLYDVSEPERASVSR is encoded by the coding sequence GTGACGGCTGGGACCGAGGTCGCTCCCGCGAAGATGCGGCGGCTCGCCGCCGCCGCGGTCTTCGCGACGACGCTGGAGTGGTTCGACTTCCTCATCTACGCGACCGCGGCCGCCCTGGTGCTCGGCCACCAGTTCTTCCCCTCGGCCGACCCGGTCGCGGGGACCCTCGCCTCGTTCGCCACCTTCGCCGTCGGGTTCGTCGCGCGGCCGGTGGGCGGGATCATCGCGGGCCACATCGGGGACCGCTTCGGTCGCAAGCCCCCGCTCGTGGGCGCGATGCTGGTGATGGGCCTGGCGACCTTCGCGGTCGGCGTCCTGCCGCCCTACTCCAGCATCGGGGTGTGGGCGCCGGTCCTGCTCGTCGTCGCCCGACTGGTGCAGGGCCTCGGCGTCGGGGCGCAGTGGGGCGGGGCGGCGCTGCTGCTCGTCGAGCACGCGCCCGAGAAGCACCGGGGCTACTACGGCAGCCTCGTCCAGACGGGCGCCGTGGCCGGCGCGGTGCTGGGCAACCTGTTCTTCCTGATCCTCACCGCCACCATGTCCCCCGCCGCCTTCGACGCGTACGGCTGGCGCATCCCGTTCCTGTCCGGGCTGCTGCTCATCGGGATCGGCGTCTACGTGCAGCTCAAGATCGAGGACACCCCGGTGTTCCACGAGCTGCGCGAGCGCTCGGCCGCCGCGGCGCGCGAGGCGGGCGTCCGCAAGGCGCCGCTCGTGCAGGCGGTCCGCCACCACGGGCTCGCGATCGTGCAGGCCGCCGGCGCGTTCTTCGTGGTCAACGCCGTCTTCTACATCCTGATCTCCGGCATCCTCGGCTACGCGACCACGGAGGTCGGGATGTCCCGGACCTCGATCCTCGTGTGCGTGATGGTCGCCGGCCTCTCGCAGCTCGTCACGATGCCGTTCTTCGGTGCCCTGACCGACCGCATGGGATCGCGCAAGAAGCTCTACCTCATCGGCTGCGTGTCGATGGCGGTGTTCGCGTTCCCGCTGTTCTGGCTGATCGACACCGGGTCCGTCCCGCTGGTGCTGCTCGCCCTGCTGATCGCCTTCACCATCCACGCGACGATGTACGGGCCGCAGGCCACCCTCTACGCCGAGATGTTCCCCGCCGACGTCCGCTTCTCGGGCGCGTCGCTCGGCTACCAGGTCGCGTCGGTCCTCGCGGGTGGGCTCGCGCCGTTCATCATGACGGCGTTGCTGGCGACCACCGGGGCGTCCTGGTCGGTCGCCGTCTACATCATCGCCTGCGCCGTGATCACCTTCATCGCCGTCGCCTCGATCCGCGAGCGCTTCCGACGGAACCTCTACGACGTCTCGGAGCCCGAGCGGGCGTCCGTGTCGCGGTAG
- a CDS encoding molybdopterin oxidoreductase family protein, producing the protein MRAPRHVRLTTPLVRDGGELREASWEEALDRAAAGFRGVPGDAYGMFSCSKATNELNFMAQKFARVVMGSNNVDSCNRTUHAPSVVGLTAVFGAGGGTSAYQEVEETDLVLLWGSNARETHPIYFHHVLKGLRNGASLYVVDPRRTSTARWATGHLPLDVGTDIALAHAMGRVILEAGLENRAFIERATTGFDEYVAAVEPWTLERAQQVTGVDAAMIRETALAFARADRAQLCWTLGITEHHNAVDNVRALINLALLTGHVGRWGSGLVPLRGQNNVQGGGDMGAIPNRLPGGYDVTDDGHRARFDAAWGSAIPATRGLHLSQMFEAMERRDVRAVYVVGENPAETEADVAHARALLSDLDHLVVQDIFRTATAELADVVLPSCADWCEYEGTVTSSERRVQRVRKAIEPPGLARPDTEILCDMARRLGHDWGTPTPEQVWDELRSLSLDWHAGMSYARLEAEGGLQWPCPAEDHPGTPTMHTRLWERDPAKRGAPAPFAPVEHAGPLDELSPEFPLRLTTVRRLDSYNSGVQTGGYASPLRRDEALCVDAADGRALGLRDGERVRVVSRRGAVEAPIRFDDAARPGLAFITPHFSEQVDVNLITNEAWDPQSGTSEFKATAIRIEKLSVSESPRPAAERVPVAGS; encoded by the coding sequence ATGCGCGCACCGCGCCACGTCCGCCTGACCACGCCGCTCGTCCGTGACGGCGGGGAGCTGCGGGAGGCCTCCTGGGAGGAGGCCCTCGACCGGGCGGCCGCCGGGTTCCGCGGGGTGCCGGGCGACGCCTACGGGATGTTCTCGTGCTCGAAGGCGACCAACGAACTGAACTTCATGGCGCAGAAGTTCGCGCGGGTGGTGATGGGGTCCAACAACGTGGACTCCTGCAACCGCACTTGACACGCTCCCAGCGTCGTCGGTCTGACGGCGGTGTTCGGAGCCGGTGGTGGCACCAGCGCCTACCAGGAGGTCGAGGAGACCGACCTGGTCCTGCTCTGGGGCTCCAACGCGCGTGAGACCCACCCGATCTACTTCCACCACGTCCTGAAGGGGCTGCGCAACGGGGCCTCGCTGTACGTGGTGGACCCGCGGCGGACCTCCACGGCCCGCTGGGCGACGGGGCACCTGCCCCTCGACGTCGGCACCGACATCGCCCTCGCCCACGCCATGGGCCGCGTGATCCTCGAGGCCGGGCTGGAGAACCGCGCGTTCATCGAGCGCGCCACCACCGGGTTCGACGAGTACGTCGCCGCGGTCGAGCCGTGGACCCTCGAGCGCGCACAGCAGGTCACCGGCGTCGACGCGGCGATGATCCGCGAGACCGCGCTGGCGTTCGCGCGCGCCGACCGGGCCCAGCTGTGCTGGACGCTCGGTATCACCGAGCACCACAACGCCGTCGACAACGTCCGCGCCCTGATCAACCTGGCCCTGCTCACCGGGCACGTCGGCCGGTGGGGCTCGGGCCTGGTCCCGCTGCGCGGGCAGAACAACGTGCAGGGCGGCGGGGACATGGGGGCGATCCCCAACCGGCTGCCCGGCGGGTACGACGTCACCGACGACGGCCACCGCGCCCGCTTCGACGCGGCGTGGGGCAGCGCGATCCCGGCGACCCGGGGCCTGCACCTCTCGCAGATGTTCGAGGCGATGGAGCGCCGGGACGTCCGGGCGGTCTACGTGGTGGGCGAGAACCCGGCGGAGACCGAGGCCGACGTCGCCCACGCCCGCGCCCTGCTCTCCGACCTCGACCACCTCGTCGTCCAGGACATCTTCCGCACGGCGACCGCGGAGCTCGCCGACGTGGTGCTGCCCAGCTGCGCCGACTGGTGCGAGTACGAGGGCACCGTGACCTCCTCGGAACGCCGGGTCCAGCGGGTGCGCAAGGCGATCGAGCCGCCCGGGCTCGCCCGGCCCGACACGGAGATCCTGTGCGACATGGCCCGGCGCCTCGGGCACGACTGGGGCACGCCGACCCCCGAGCAGGTCTGGGACGAGCTGCGCTCGCTCTCGCTCGACTGGCACGCCGGGATGTCCTACGCGCGGCTCGAGGCCGAGGGCGGCCTGCAGTGGCCGTGCCCCGCCGAGGACCACCCGGGCACCCCGACGATGCACACCCGGCTCTGGGAGCGCGATCCCGCGAAGCGCGGGGCCCCGGCGCCGTTCGCCCCGGTGGAGCACGCCGGTCCGCTCGACGAGCTGTCGCCGGAGTTCCCCCTGCGGCTGACCACGGTGCGCCGGCTGGACTCCTACAACTCGGGGGTCCAGACCGGCGGCTACGCGTCGCCGCTGCGCCGCGACGAGGCCCTGTGCGTCGACGCCGCCGACGGGCGGGCGCTGGGCCTGCGCGACGGCGAGCGGGTGCGGGTGGTCTCGCGCCGCGGCGCGGTCGAGGCCCCGATCCGCTTCGACGACGCCGCCCGGCCGGGCCTCGCGTTCATCACCCCGCACTTCTCCGAGCAGGTCGACGTCAACCTGATCACCAACGAGGCCTGGGACCCGCAGTCCGGGACCTCGGAGTTCAAGGCGACCGCGATCCGCATCGAGAAGCTGTCCGTGTCCGAGTCCCCGCGTCCGGCCGCCGAGCGCGTCCCGGTCGCGGGATCGTAG
- a CDS encoding MaoC/PaaZ C-terminal domain-containing protein — MTAAHAPVDTGRWFEDFAVGERFTSAPRSVTADDLAAFTRLSGDDHPLHVGPDAMLQGPFGIAVAMGLLQSLGFHGEAVQGLLDTHWTYRAPIRVGDVVHLELTVLRVRRTRSGTRGTVTRHMRLVGDDGVTRQEGTTTALVAARGSGPDDDGRAFGSLGWGRAVAAALDPEVATLLETWDGTIGLRCDDDEVHLRVYRGAVIDVSRRAPHGATFTLVADALTWLELVEAPDNPFLRLAMTGRLSATGDGYEYLRLTRALHLVVDAARAIA; from the coding sequence GTGACCGCAGCGCACGCCCCCGTGGACACCGGGCGGTGGTTCGAGGACTTCGCCGTGGGGGAGCGCTTCACCAGCGCCCCGCGGTCGGTCACGGCCGACGACCTCGCCGCCTTCACCCGGCTCTCCGGCGACGACCACCCGCTGCACGTCGGGCCCGACGCGATGCTGCAGGGCCCGTTCGGCATCGCCGTGGCCATGGGGCTCCTGCAGTCGCTCGGGTTCCACGGCGAGGCGGTGCAGGGCCTGCTCGACACGCACTGGACCTACCGCGCCCCCATCCGCGTCGGCGACGTCGTCCACCTCGAGCTCACCGTCCTGCGCGTGCGTCGCACCCGCTCCGGCACCCGCGGCACCGTCACCCGTCACATGCGCCTCGTCGGGGACGACGGGGTGACCCGGCAGGAGGGCACGACGACGGCGCTGGTCGCGGCGCGCGGGAGCGGTCCTGACGACGACGGGCGCGCGTTCGGCTCCCTCGGCTGGGGGCGGGCGGTGGCGGCGGCGCTCGACCCGGAGGTGGCCACGCTGCTGGAGACCTGGGACGGCACGATCGGGCTGCGCTGCGACGACGACGAGGTGCACCTGCGGGTCTACCGGGGAGCCGTCATCGACGTCAGCCGCCGCGCCCCGCACGGTGCGACCTTCACCCTGGTCGCCGACGCGCTCACCTGGCTCGAGCTCGTCGAGGCGCCGGACAACCCGTTCCTGCGCCTGGCGATGACGGGCCGCCTCTCCGCCACCGGGGACGGCTACGAGTACCTGCGGCTGACGAGGGCGCTGCACCTGGTCGTCGACGCCGCCCGGGCGATCGCATGA
- a CDS encoding AMP-binding protein has translation MTERHTVAPFPTPGERPTDLPDLVGRLARRDPDVVAVHERTPEGLVAVTRGELWQRVRALTEELREHGVGAGDAVAVWMPNWTDALVWQCAVAACGGLVVGINTRYGVEEVTHVLARARPVLMALAHGFHGLDLAGKLRVAVEGSGVRPQVALVRGDGTTPDVGDLEAWTPERTDGPEPGPSDPDRLAVAFTTSGSTGLPKLAAHTGAAVLTHAVAGAAALGLAEGDVVLGALPLSGVFGYNAVMAALAAGGAALLEPVFDADDTLDDMAAVGVTHLASGDDLVLRLVTALRDRPRALPMWRWWGVADFQGRSHELAAWLDDHGVETAGVYGSSELFALAATWPLSEPTPQRWAGGGRVVHPGIEVRVQGGPGVEGELEFRGPNVVDAYLGSAPETFTDDGWFRSGDLGVVVDEGAFVYVCRAGDALRLRGFLVDPAEIELRLAAHPAVHTAKVVGAEGPDGGSVAVGFVTLDAPAEPSELRDWCAATLAAFKVPVAVHVLDEMPTTSGTNGTKIRTSMLAALAREQKRS, from the coding sequence ATGACCGAGCGGCACACCGTCGCGCCCTTCCCGACACCGGGGGAGCGGCCGACCGACCTGCCCGACCTCGTCGGGCGCCTCGCGCGCCGCGACCCCGACGTCGTCGCGGTCCACGAGCGCACCCCCGAGGGGCTGGTCGCGGTGACCCGCGGCGAGCTGTGGCAGCGGGTCCGGGCGCTCACCGAGGAGCTGCGCGAGCACGGGGTCGGCGCCGGCGACGCGGTCGCGGTGTGGATGCCGAACTGGACCGACGCCCTGGTCTGGCAGTGCGCCGTCGCCGCGTGCGGCGGACTCGTCGTCGGGATCAACACCCGCTACGGGGTCGAGGAGGTGACGCACGTCCTCGCCCGGGCCCGGCCGGTGCTCATGGCGCTGGCGCACGGGTTCCACGGGCTCGACCTGGCCGGGAAGCTGCGCGTCGCCGTGGAGGGCTCGGGCGTCCGACCGCAGGTGGCGCTCGTCCGCGGCGACGGGACCACTCCCGACGTCGGGGACCTCGAGGCGTGGACGCCGGAGCGGACCGACGGGCCCGAGCCCGGACCGTCCGACCCCGATCGCCTCGCCGTCGCCTTCACGACGTCGGGCTCCACCGGGCTGCCGAAGCTCGCGGCGCACACCGGAGCGGCGGTGCTGACCCATGCCGTCGCGGGCGCCGCGGCGCTGGGGCTGGCCGAGGGCGACGTGGTGCTCGGTGCTCTGCCGTTGTCGGGCGTGTTCGGCTACAACGCGGTCATGGCGGCGCTCGCGGCGGGCGGGGCGGCGCTGCTGGAGCCGGTCTTCGACGCCGACGACACGCTCGACGACATGGCCGCCGTCGGGGTCACGCACCTCGCGAGCGGCGACGACCTCGTGCTGCGGCTGGTCACGGCGTTGCGGGACCGCCCGCGGGCGCTGCCGATGTGGCGCTGGTGGGGCGTCGCCGACTTCCAGGGCCGTTCGCACGAGCTGGCGGCGTGGCTCGACGACCACGGCGTGGAGACGGCGGGCGTCTACGGCTCGTCCGAGCTGTTCGCGCTCGCCGCGACGTGGCCGCTGTCCGAGCCGACGCCGCAGCGCTGGGCCGGTGGTGGCCGCGTGGTGCACCCCGGGATCGAGGTGCGCGTGCAGGGCGGACCCGGCGTCGAGGGCGAGCTGGAGTTCCGGGGACCGAACGTGGTCGACGCGTATCTGGGTTCCGCGCCGGAGACGTTCACCGACGACGGCTGGTTCCGCTCCGGCGATCTCGGCGTGGTCGTCGACGAGGGCGCCTTCGTCTACGTCTGCCGCGCGGGCGACGCGCTCCGGCTGCGCGGGTTCCTCGTCGACCCCGCCGAGATCGAGCTCCGGCTCGCGGCGCACCCGGCGGTGCACACGGCCAAGGTCGTCGGGGCCGAGGGTCCCGACGGCGGGTCGGTGGCGGTCGGGTTCGTGACGCTCGACGCCCCGGCCGAGCCGTCCGAGCTCCGGGACTGGTGCGCCGCGACGCTGGCCGCGTTCAAGGTGCCCGTCGCCGTGCACGTGCTCGACGAGATGCCGACGACGTCGGGCACGAACGGGACGAAGATCCGCACGAGTATGCTCGCTGCGCTCGCACGTGAGCAGAAAAGGTCGTGA
- a CDS encoding 2Fe-2S iron-sulfur cluster-binding protein — MTVVDLGTIRRLVDVTVDGVEHRVPEGATIMDVLDGAGADTPRLCQAPNLTPVNACRVCVVEVEGSRPLVPSCARKVEDGMVVRTDTERVAHSRKMVLELLASANDLSEAGDDVARWQIEYGADPERYGPPGPPAAAGERGNRHPGHHGIPDGETRATVAQPVTVDNDLYVRDYARCILCYKCVEACGTDAQNTFAIAVAGRGFDATISTEFAVPLPDSACVYCGNCIGVCPTGALKSVAEHERREAGTWDPEGETVTETVCSFCGVGCSLELHVQDNTIVNVTSPSDHSVTHGHLCIKGRFGFQHVQNT; from the coding sequence GTGACGGTCGTCGACCTCGGCACCATCCGTCGGCTCGTCGACGTCACCGTCGACGGCGTCGAGCACCGCGTCCCCGAGGGCGCCACGATCATGGACGTCCTCGACGGGGCCGGCGCGGACACCCCGCGTCTGTGCCAGGCGCCCAACCTCACGCCGGTGAACGCCTGCCGCGTGTGCGTGGTGGAGGTCGAGGGGTCCCGCCCGCTGGTGCCCAGCTGCGCACGGAAGGTCGAGGACGGCATGGTCGTCCGCACCGACACCGAGCGCGTCGCGCACAGCCGGAAGATGGTGCTGGAGCTGCTCGCGAGCGCCAACGACCTGTCCGAGGCCGGCGACGACGTCGCCCGCTGGCAGATCGAGTACGGCGCCGACCCGGAGCGCTACGGCCCACCCGGCCCGCCCGCCGCCGCGGGCGAGCGCGGCAACCGCCACCCCGGGCACCACGGCATTCCCGACGGCGAGACGCGGGCGACGGTCGCGCAGCCGGTCACCGTCGACAACGACCTCTACGTGCGCGACTACGCCCGCTGCATCCTCTGCTACAAGTGCGTCGAGGCGTGCGGCACGGACGCGCAGAACACGTTCGCGATCGCCGTCGCGGGACGCGGGTTCGACGCCACGATCTCCACCGAGTTCGCCGTCCCGCTGCCCGACTCGGCGTGCGTGTACTGCGGCAACTGCATCGGCGTGTGCCCCACGGGGGCGCTGAAGTCGGTCGCGGAGCACGAGCGGCGCGAGGCCGGCACGTGGGACCCCGAGGGCGAGACGGTCACCGAGACGGTGTGCTCGTTCTGCGGCGTCGGCTGCTCGCTGGAGCTGCACGTCCAGGACAACACGATCGTCAACGTGACCTCGCCGTCCGACCACTCCGTGACCCACGGCCACCTGTGCATCAAGGGTCGGTTCGGGTTCCAGCATGTGCAGAACACGTGA
- a CDS encoding NAD(P)H-dependent oxidoreductase subunit E: protein MDLVLLPDAATDAERAAVDTVAPDGAVPRRDLLLPAFHAVMDAVGWISRGALSHICERLHVPPAEAYGVATFYALFSVTPRAPRTAHVCDDVGCAAFGGEDLCAALEERLGAPGERDDVTWTRSPCLGLCERAPAVFLQCATSPFQREGNPHATRALESSPHDDAPGDLAGGDHAQIAPATADAVVHALDGEEIPGPDPVVSTPQAGAPDLELLSRVGVVDPGDLDSYRAAGGYAGLRRALAVGSARVVDEITVASLTGRGGAAFPTGTKWAAVAGSPEPEKYLVCNADESEPGTFKDRVLMEADPFALVEAMTVAGIAVGAGTGYLYVRGEYPAAERAILRAVAEARRHGYLGDDVMGSGRAFDIEVRRGAGAYICGEETALMNSLEGRRGEPRAKPPFPTVAGLFGKPTVINNVETLVNVLRIVAEGGPAFASVGSGRSTGTKLFCLSGVVARPGVYEVPMGTTLRELLELAGGVPPRLKAILLGGAAGSFVTPDQLDVPLTLEGTREIGATLGSGVVLCFDDSTDFAAVLRRIAGFFRDESCGQCVPCRVGTVRQEEALARIVRGREIGGRTVELQLLRDVDRVMTDASICGLGQTAASAVRSALALGLIGEGTS, encoded by the coding sequence GTGGATCTGGTCCTGTTGCCCGACGCGGCGACCGACGCCGAACGGGCCGCCGTCGACACCGTCGCCCCCGACGGTGCCGTCCCGCGGCGCGACCTCCTCCTCCCGGCCTTCCACGCCGTCATGGACGCCGTCGGCTGGATCAGCCGCGGCGCCCTGTCGCACATCTGCGAGCGGCTGCACGTGCCGCCGGCCGAGGCCTACGGGGTCGCGACGTTCTACGCGCTGTTCTCGGTGACCCCCCGGGCGCCGCGGACCGCGCACGTCTGTGACGACGTCGGGTGCGCCGCGTTCGGCGGCGAGGATCTGTGCGCCGCGCTGGAGGAACGCCTGGGCGCCCCGGGCGAACGCGACGACGTCACGTGGACCCGCAGCCCCTGCCTCGGCCTGTGCGAGCGGGCCCCCGCGGTGTTCCTGCAGTGCGCCACGTCGCCCTTCCAGCGTGAGGGGAACCCTCACGCCACAAGAGCGCTCGAATCCTCCCCTCACGACGACGCTCCCGGCGACCTCGCAGGCGGCGACCACGCCCAGATCGCCCCCGCGACCGCCGACGCCGTCGTGCACGCGCTCGACGGCGAGGAGATCCCCGGGCCCGACCCCGTCGTCAGCACCCCGCAGGCCGGTGCGCCCGACCTGGAACTGCTGTCCCGGGTCGGGGTGGTCGACCCCGGCGACCTCGACTCCTACCGCGCCGCCGGCGGGTACGCGGGCCTGCGGCGCGCGCTCGCCGTCGGGTCCGCCCGCGTCGTCGACGAGATCACCGTCGCCTCGCTGACCGGCCGGGGCGGCGCCGCGTTCCCCACCGGCACGAAGTGGGCCGCCGTCGCGGGCTCCCCCGAGCCCGAGAAGTACCTCGTCTGCAACGCCGACGAGTCCGAGCCGGGCACGTTCAAGGACCGCGTGCTCATGGAGGCCGACCCGTTCGCGCTGGTCGAGGCGATGACGGTCGCCGGGATCGCGGTCGGCGCGGGCACCGGCTACCTCTACGTGCGCGGCGAGTACCCGGCCGCGGAGCGGGCGATCCTCCGTGCCGTCGCGGAGGCCCGGCGGCACGGCTACCTCGGCGACGACGTCATGGGGTCGGGGCGGGCGTTCGACATCGAGGTCCGCCGGGGCGCCGGGGCGTACATCTGCGGCGAGGAGACCGCGCTGATGAACTCGCTCGAGGGCCGCCGCGGCGAGCCCCGGGCGAAACCGCCGTTCCCCACGGTCGCCGGGCTGTTCGGGAAGCCGACGGTCATCAACAACGTCGAGACGCTGGTCAACGTGCTGCGGATCGTCGCCGAGGGCGGGCCGGCGTTCGCGTCGGTCGGCTCCGGCCGGTCGACCGGCACGAAACTGTTCTGCCTGTCCGGCGTGGTCGCGCGGCCCGGCGTCTACGAGGTGCCGATGGGCACGACGCTGCGGGAGCTGCTCGAGCTCGCCGGCGGCGTGCCCCCTCGACTGAAGGCGATCCTGCTCGGCGGCGCTGCGGGCTCCTTCGTGACGCCCGACCAGCTCGACGTCCCGCTCACGCTCGAGGGCACCCGCGAGATCGGCGCGACCCTCGGCTCGGGTGTCGTACTGTGCTTCGACGACTCGACCGACTTCGCCGCCGTACTGCGGCGGATCGCCGGGTTCTTCCGTGACGAGTCGTGCGGGCAGTGCGTGCCGTGCCGGGTGGGCACGGTGCGCCAGGAGGAGGCGCTCGCGCGGATCGTGCGCGGGCGCGAGATCGGCGGTCGCACCGTCGAGCTGCAACTGCTGCGCGACGTCGACCGCGTCATGACCGACGCGTCGATCTGCGGGCTCGGGCAGACCGCTGCGTCGGCGGTGCGCTCGGCCCTGGCGCTCGGACTCATCGGAGAGGGGACCTCGTGA
- a CDS encoding alpha/beta fold hydrolase, with amino-acid sequence MTGYVTVDGALAFVEDHRVPDDPTAPAVLCLHTAGQSGVQWRHVTPGLVAAGYRVVVPDLPGHGRSEPAPDGPVDDLGAYAAWLLALADATGLDRFAVAGCSIGGKIALDLAVRASDRLTAVVAMAADAWTGGRPSTRGLRRELVDVAAPSRSDRTELGTLAVLGRATEPERARLIAAMHRREDPVVSNSDLIGWASHDLREQLPRITCPLHLVVGADDLWLDVDRVRWASSRIPGARCTVLDGVGHYPMEEMPGFAALLDGWLRELTAGTEAA; translated from the coding sequence ATGACCGGCTACGTCACCGTCGACGGCGCCCTCGCCTTCGTCGAGGACCACCGTGTTCCTGACGATCCCACCGCGCCCGCCGTGCTCTGTCTGCACACCGCCGGCCAGTCCGGCGTCCAGTGGCGCCACGTCACCCCGGGGCTCGTGGCCGCCGGGTACCGCGTCGTCGTGCCCGACCTGCCCGGCCACGGGCGCTCCGAACCTGCGCCCGACGGCCCCGTGGACGACCTCGGTGCCTACGCGGCCTGGCTGCTCGCGCTCGCCGACGCGACGGGCCTGGACCGGTTCGCGGTCGCCGGCTGCTCGATCGGCGGCAAGATCGCGCTCGACCTGGCCGTCCGCGCCTCCGACCGGCTCACCGCCGTCGTCGCGATGGCGGCGGACGCGTGGACCGGAGGCCGCCCGAGCACGCGCGGCCTCCGTCGGGAGCTCGTCGACGTGGCCGCACCGAGCCGCTCGGACCGCACCGAGTTGGGCACGCTCGCCGTCCTGGGCCGCGCGACCGAGCCGGAGAGGGCGCGGCTGATCGCCGCGATGCACCGTCGGGAGGACCCCGTCGTCTCGAACTCGGACCTGATCGGCTGGGCGTCGCACGACCTGCGCGAGCAGCTGCCCAGGATCACCTGCCCGCTGCACCTGGTGGTGGGCGCGGACGACCTGTGGCTCGACGTCGACCGCGTGCGGTGGGCCTCCTCGCGGATCCCCGGCGCACGGTGCACGGTGCTGGACGGGGTGGGTCACTACCCGATGGAGGAGATGCCCGGCTTCGCCGCCCTGCTCGACGGCTGGCTGCGGGAGCTCACGGCCGGGACGGAGGCGGCATGA
- a CDS encoding TetR family transcriptional regulator, with amino-acid sequence MNARSPATLVADTGRGNEAAILNAALDAFGTHGFHGASMRDVAKRAGTSLSNLYNYVPSKSRLLAEVLRRANDELAARLGAALADAGDDAASRLREAVRAYVRFIVDHQVAMVVSTNEVRYLTGADRAGLVAERDATQAVFEDIVAQGVADGTFATPYPDDAARAVLTALSAVAGWYRADGRLSRGQLAEQQARYALALLEAPLAR; translated from the coding sequence ATGAACGCCCGTTCCCCGGCCACCCTCGTGGCCGACACCGGTCGCGGGAACGAGGCCGCGATCCTCAACGCGGCGCTCGACGCGTTCGGCACCCACGGCTTCCACGGCGCCTCCATGCGCGACGTCGCGAAGCGGGCCGGGACCAGCCTGTCGAACCTCTACAACTACGTCCCGAGCAAGTCGCGACTGCTGGCCGAGGTGCTGCGCCGCGCCAACGACGAACTCGCGGCCCGGCTGGGCGCGGCCCTCGCCGACGCCGGGGACGACGCCGCCTCCCGCCTGCGGGAAGCGGTGCGGGCGTACGTGCGGTTCATCGTCGACCACCAGGTCGCGATGGTCGTGTCGACGAACGAGGTGCGGTACCTGACCGGAGCGGACCGCGCCGGACTGGTGGCCGAGCGCGACGCCACGCAGGCGGTCTTCGAGGACATCGTGGCGCAGGGGGTGGCCGACGGGACCTTCGCGACGCCCTACCCCGACGACGCCGCCCGCGCCGTGCTCACGGCGCTCTCCGCGGTCGCCGGGTGGTACCGCGCCGACGGCCGGCTCTCCCGCGGCCAGCTCGCCGAGCAGCAGGCGCGCTACGCCCTGGCACTGCTGGAGGCCCCGCTCGCGCGCTGA